One window of Cohnella hashimotonis genomic DNA carries:
- a CDS encoding Gfo/Idh/MocA family protein, protein MSKIRLGIIGCGGMSDTHALGFHKLSDRMEVAATCDIVRERAEKAAELYGAPVAVEDYRELTELVDAVLVVLPHDLHYEAGMYFLQEGKHVLMEKPMCNTEAECLELIRASEEANKVLMTAYPVRFWPLVVKLKELIDAKTYGELFQLSIWTEQYTHYPEGHWGLSADRLGGGQFFSHGCHYIDLMLWFMGKPVRGTHLGTNFGTPWMEKEGTSNVAIAFESGALGYHFGTWGARGTRLGYSIHAHCTEGMLEAHISERKLYAHTNIRPENANMENASETELLMEDESGGKYTHFEIEHFLSCIQNGTKPLTDGRTSLEGLRVIWRLYEAEREGKVADLGGLGF, encoded by the coding sequence ATGAGCAAAATCAGGCTTGGCATTATCGGGTGCGGCGGCATGTCGGATACGCATGCGCTCGGCTTTCATAAGCTGTCCGACCGGATGGAGGTCGCGGCGACATGCGACATCGTGCGCGAGCGGGCGGAGAAAGCGGCGGAGCTGTACGGCGCGCCGGTCGCGGTGGAGGACTATCGCGAGCTGACCGAGCTCGTGGACGCCGTCCTCGTCGTGCTGCCGCACGATCTTCACTACGAAGCGGGCATGTATTTCCTGCAGGAGGGCAAGCACGTGCTGATGGAGAAGCCGATGTGCAATACGGAGGCCGAGTGTCTCGAATTGATCCGGGCGTCGGAAGAAGCGAATAAAGTGCTGATGACGGCCTATCCGGTCCGCTTCTGGCCGCTGGTCGTCAAGTTGAAGGAGCTGATCGACGCCAAGACTTACGGAGAACTGTTCCAGCTGTCTATCTGGACGGAGCAGTATACGCATTATCCGGAAGGGCACTGGGGGCTGTCGGCCGATCGTCTGGGCGGCGGGCAGTTTTTCAGCCATGGCTGCCACTACATCGATCTGATGCTGTGGTTCATGGGCAAGCCGGTCCGCGGCACGCATCTGGGGACGAACTTCGGTACGCCGTGGATGGAAAAGGAAGGGACGAGCAACGTGGCGATCGCCTTCGAGAGCGGCGCGCTCGGCTATCACTTCGGTACGTGGGGAGCGCGGGGAACGCGGCTCGGCTACAGCATCCACGCGCATTGCACGGAAGGCATGCTGGAGGCGCATATCTCGGAGCGCAAGCTGTACGCGCATACGAATATACGGCCGGAAAACGCCAATATGGAAAACGCATCGGAGACGGAGCTGCTTATGGAAGACGAATCGGGCGGCAAATACACGCATTTCGAGATCGAGCATTTTCTGTCGTGCATCCAAAACGGAACGAAGCCGCTGACGGACGGACGTACGAGCCTCGAAGGACTGCGGGTCATCTGGCGGCTCTACGAGGCCGAGCGGGAAGGCAAGGTGGCGGATTTGGGCGGTCTCGGCTTCTGA
- a CDS encoding heparinase II/III family protein, producing MKAWMKGMSRFVSLTMAFGLAAPLLLAMPDRAAAVDNYEVVEDFPGPSPSGWTSSSGITSMSASSVAYEGAYSLALDYALDASTTTASVSKTLPGVDASVYNGVQFRLKGPDVVGSYTFKVTTATGTWQTAPMQFGSFDFARIFLPWSGFRKSGDLSVVATAADMASVSQLTFQIGRRFGETAPSVSGTLYLDDIRWAEDRVDDFESGISGWTADAYSTLSQSAGAGEAFEGASALRIDTDFAGQPAGSVSTATYGFATEADASEWNGLSLLVKGDGSGQRFSAGLHTGAGATFVTKPFALDFEGWRRIPIYWGQFYQGAYVSPTAADLADIDQVSFSIERAGAASASTVYVDSVLFTDTHDLFANLDLSQPAMSAVQADIAVKDYESAKADLLAYMQARTSPSYFYNWSDRTSIMNAFNSQYPNAIDAIVASAGLAKNSDFTFEGDHRQLDPDGDGDIVWQQGNNVFTQYLARTGWWLDLGKAYWNSALGIADESYAAAFVASLRDFYRDAPMPHTILFSTFSNSDLASFYVPGGNLWGGLDTGIRMDNWVGAYAFFVQSPTFTAEDNYLFLQSLLDQAEYLYGYEGAYRPGNMQIIECYGLYAASVMFPEFAHAADWNARAKAFLQEQLDDGVLSDGFFKELTFGYHEWMIETFFRMKSLGDIGGDPFSPAMDAKLEKMFEVDMKMMDPKGNTPPISDSQPFNRRSLLSLGAALYSRGDFKYLSDNKINSAYFWSLSSATQANLANMTSTVPSFTSVRLDDAKYYAMRTGWNDGHYFVFDAAPYLAGHYHRDQLNIIAESNGEPMIVDPGKGNYSDWENYPSYFVYNAHNTVFMDNYVNSQYPTPVEKAWETDASHDFAAASVDYSSLDTPIAANRAPFAAERNVYFAKPNYWIMNDLLTPTDPAVSHTYSQQFHFSPSAISVNATTKAIEVNDTIDNFEVNSLSAYTKSAYTTIANVDTEKYEGQRGLKVDYNLALGSNWFRKNAPYNATAVSGISVWIKGNASADAIKPYLLTSSGNWIYGQTLSLNYTGWKQFTLPWRTFAKETDSTIAMGPGQATGITSVDFHFQGTGAGTVYFDDIRFYDFYDIDNFESQRIANFEDGSLSGWTGRLSSPAIDTTSSYSGAKSLKYTLSFPAGGTSSDFDYIRKTQSYDASKTGGAVLAVKGTGTPINFTFYLSTTNGTATNVWRLKQSYTMNYSGWRLYYLPWSSFVNASNTSLALTSADVKQVNFVETRFIRSSSTALNPVVQIDELGFFDYYQEKDTFDVGLDTWSAADSAMTLSLDSANKFEGANALKLSFSMGAGATKSAALKTGSYIATNGLYAGVSLRVKGNGDANNKLRLLLNGYISPAISLASTGWNTVYFPWSDFTLEANPAIVMGEPQVKSLELRVERNGGSATGTIDVDNIGFVGSIHNNMTIVPADPGAVASVDAYTGWVYYNAGRYEKAPYIKIVKTATGNAFYDTILYPGAKGMSPKVTVTRLGVSENGTTLSPTQASGLQMTITDGGHTYTDTYLISHDGSGTTRQFGSYSYNGAKAYIRSENGVVTQTVTDPGATLTP from the coding sequence ATGAAAGCTTGGATGAAAGGGATGAGCAGGTTTGTCAGTTTGACGATGGCGTTCGGCCTTGCCGCCCCGCTGCTGCTGGCGATGCCGGACAGAGCGGCTGCGGTAGACAATTACGAAGTGGTGGAGGACTTCCCGGGGCCTTCGCCGTCCGGCTGGACGAGCTCGTCCGGCATTACGTCCATGAGCGCGTCGTCCGTCGCTTACGAAGGGGCTTACAGCCTGGCGCTCGACTACGCGCTGGACGCGTCGACGACGACGGCTTCGGTATCCAAGACGCTGCCGGGCGTCGATGCGAGCGTTTATAACGGCGTGCAGTTCCGGCTCAAGGGGCCGGACGTCGTCGGCAGCTACACGTTTAAAGTAACGACCGCCACAGGGACGTGGCAGACCGCGCCGATGCAGTTCGGCAGCTTCGACTTCGCGAGAATCTTCCTGCCCTGGTCGGGCTTTCGCAAGAGCGGCGATCTGTCCGTGGTCGCGACCGCGGCGGACATGGCCTCCGTCTCGCAGCTGACCTTCCAGATCGGGCGGCGTTTCGGGGAGACCGCGCCGTCGGTCTCCGGCACGCTTTACCTGGACGACATCCGCTGGGCCGAAGATCGGGTGGACGACTTCGAGAGCGGCATCTCGGGATGGACCGCGGACGCTTACTCGACGCTGTCTCAGAGCGCCGGCGCCGGCGAAGCGTTCGAAGGGGCTTCGGCGCTGCGCATCGATACCGATTTCGCCGGGCAGCCTGCCGGCTCGGTATCGACGGCGACCTATGGCTTCGCTACCGAAGCGGACGCGAGCGAATGGAACGGCCTCTCGCTGCTCGTCAAGGGCGACGGCTCCGGCCAGCGCTTCTCGGCCGGGCTGCATACCGGAGCGGGGGCGACCTTCGTCACGAAGCCGTTCGCCCTGGACTTCGAAGGCTGGCGGCGCATCCCCATCTACTGGGGCCAATTCTACCAAGGCGCCTACGTCTCGCCTACGGCGGCGGATCTCGCGGACATCGATCAAGTATCGTTCTCGATTGAGCGCGCGGGCGCGGCATCCGCATCGACCGTCTACGTAGACTCGGTGCTGTTCACGGACACGCACGACCTGTTCGCGAATCTCGACCTGTCGCAGCCGGCGATGTCGGCCGTGCAGGCGGATATCGCCGTCAAGGACTACGAGAGCGCCAAAGCCGATCTGCTCGCTTACATGCAGGCCAGAACGTCCCCCTCCTATTTTTACAATTGGTCCGACCGTACGTCGATCATGAATGCCTTCAATTCCCAATATCCGAATGCCATCGACGCCATCGTCGCTTCGGCCGGGCTGGCCAAAAACAGCGACTTTACGTTCGAAGGAGATCACAGGCAGCTCGATCCCGACGGCGACGGCGATATCGTCTGGCAGCAGGGCAACAACGTGTTCACCCAGTATCTGGCGCGTACGGGCTGGTGGCTGGATCTGGGCAAAGCCTACTGGAACAGCGCGCTCGGCATCGCCGACGAATCGTACGCAGCGGCGTTCGTCGCTTCGCTTCGCGACTTTTACCGGGACGCGCCGATGCCGCATACGATTCTGTTCAGCACGTTCAGCAACAGCGATCTGGCCTCGTTCTACGTGCCGGGAGGCAATCTGTGGGGCGGGCTCGATACCGGCATCCGGATGGACAACTGGGTCGGCGCTTACGCCTTCTTCGTCCAGTCTCCGACGTTCACCGCCGAGGACAACTACCTGTTCCTTCAATCGCTGCTCGATCAAGCGGAATATTTGTACGGCTACGAGGGCGCGTATCGCCCCGGCAATATGCAGATCATCGAATGCTACGGACTGTATGCGGCCTCGGTCATGTTCCCCGAGTTCGCGCATGCCGCCGACTGGAACGCCCGCGCCAAAGCGTTTCTGCAGGAGCAGCTGGACGACGGCGTGCTGAGCGACGGCTTCTTCAAGGAGCTGACGTTCGGCTACCACGAATGGATGATCGAGACGTTTTTCCGGATGAAGTCGCTCGGCGACATCGGCGGCGACCCGTTCTCGCCCGCCATGGACGCAAAGCTGGAAAAAATGTTCGAAGTCGATATGAAGATGATGGATCCGAAGGGCAACACGCCGCCGATCAGCGACAGCCAGCCGTTCAACCGCCGTTCGCTGCTCTCGCTCGGGGCCGCGCTATACAGCCGGGGAGACTTCAAGTATTTGAGCGACAATAAAATCAATAGCGCCTACTTCTGGTCGCTCTCCTCCGCTACGCAGGCCAATCTGGCCAACATGACGTCCACCGTGCCGAGCTTCACCTCGGTCCGGCTGGACGATGCCAAGTATTATGCGATGCGCACGGGCTGGAACGACGGCCACTACTTCGTTTTTGACGCGGCGCCTTATCTGGCGGGACATTATCACCGAGACCAGCTGAACATCATTGCCGAATCGAACGGGGAACCGATGATCGTCGATCCCGGCAAGGGCAATTATTCCGACTGGGAGAACTATCCCTCCTACTTCGTCTACAATGCGCACAATACGGTGTTCATGGACAACTACGTCAATTCGCAGTATCCGACGCCGGTTGAGAAAGCCTGGGAGACCGACGCGAGCCACGATTTTGCGGCGGCAAGCGTCGACTACAGCAGCCTGGATACGCCGATCGCCGCCAACCGGGCGCCGTTCGCTGCCGAGCGCAACGTTTATTTTGCCAAGCCGAACTACTGGATCATGAACGACCTGCTGACGCCGACGGATCCGGCAGTTTCGCATACGTATTCGCAGCAGTTTCACTTCTCGCCGTCCGCGATCTCGGTGAACGCGACGACCAAGGCGATCGAGGTGAACGATACGATCGACAACTTTGAGGTCAATTCGCTGTCCGCCTACACGAAATCGGCCTACACGACGATCGCGAACGTCGATACGGAGAAGTACGAGGGGCAGCGGGGCTTGAAGGTCGATTACAATCTGGCGCTCGGCAGCAACTGGTTCCGCAAAAACGCGCCTTACAACGCGACCGCCGTCTCCGGGATCTCCGTGTGGATCAAGGGCAACGCCAGCGCGGATGCCATCAAGCCGTACCTGCTCACCTCGTCTGGCAACTGGATTTATGGCCAGACGCTGTCGCTGAACTATACGGGCTGGAAGCAATTCACCCTTCCGTGGCGGACGTTCGCGAAAGAAACCGACAGTACGATCGCGATGGGACCGGGGCAGGCGACGGGCATTACGTCGGTCGACTTTCACTTTCAGGGCACCGGAGCCGGCACCGTGTATTTTGACGATATCCGCTTCTACGACTTCTACGATATCGACAACTTCGAATCGCAGCGCATCGCGAATTTCGAAGACGGCAGCCTGAGCGGCTGGACCGGCAGGCTGAGCTCGCCAGCGATCGACACCACCTCTTCCTATTCGGGCGCGAAGAGCCTGAAGTACACGCTCTCCTTCCCGGCGGGAGGCACCTCCAGCGACTTCGACTACATCCGCAAGACGCAAAGCTACGACGCCTCGAAGACGGGCGGTGCGGTGCTTGCGGTCAAAGGTACGGGCACGCCGATCAACTTCACCTTTTACTTGAGCACGACGAACGGGACCGCGACCAACGTCTGGCGACTGAAGCAGAGCTATACGATGAACTATTCCGGCTGGCGGCTGTACTACCTGCCCTGGAGCAGCTTCGTTAACGCGAGCAATACGTCGCTGGCGCTCACGTCGGCGGACGTCAAGCAGGTTAATTTCGTCGAGACGCGCTTCATCCGATCGTCTTCGACGGCCTTGAATCCGGTCGTGCAGATCGACGAGCTGGGATTCTTCGATTATTACCAGGAGAAGGATACGTTCGATGTGGGGCTGGACACCTGGTCGGCGGCCGATTCGGCGATGACGCTCTCCCTCGATTCGGCGAACAAGTTCGAAGGGGCGAACGCGCTGAAGCTTAGCTTCTCCATGGGCGCCGGCGCGACGAAGTCCGCCGCGCTGAAGACCGGCAGCTATATCGCCACGAACGGGCTGTACGCGGGCGTGTCGCTGCGCGTCAAGGGCAACGGGGACGCGAACAACAAGCTGCGGCTGCTGCTGAACGGCTACATCTCGCCGGCAATCTCGCTCGCCTCGACGGGGTGGAACACCGTCTACTTCCCCTGGAGCGACTTCACGCTTGAAGCGAACCCGGCCATCGTCATGGGCGAACCGCAGGTCAAGTCGCTCGAGCTGCGGGTGGAGCGCAACGGCGGCAGCGCAACGGGCACGATCGATGTGGACAACATCGGCTTCGTCGGCAGCATTCATAACAATATGACGATCGTCCCCGCGGATCCGGGCGCCGTCGCTTCGGTCGACGCCTATACCGGCTGGGTGTATTACAATGCCGGCCGGTACGAGAAGGCGCCCTATATCAAAATCGTCAAAACGGCGACGGGCAACGCCTTTTACGATACGATTCTCTATCCGGGCGCGAAGGGGATGTCGCCCAAGGTGACCGTCACCCGGCTCGGCGTCTCCGAGAACGGGACGACGCTTTCGCCGACGCAGGCGTCTGGACTGCAAATGACGATTACGGACGGAGGTCATACGTATACCGACACGTATCTCATCTCGCATGACGGCAGCGGCACGACCAGGCAATTCGGCAGCTATTCCTACAACGGAGCGAAGGCTTATATCCGCAGCGAAAACGGCGTCGTAACGCAAACGGTGACCGATCCGGGCGCCACGCTGACGCCGTAG
- a CDS encoding response regulator transcription factor, producing the protein MSMYKLVIVDDEEKIRVGLRTIVDWPSLGFELIGEATNGADALKLIEATAERPDVILTDIRMPVMDGIGLIEQAKERGFELQFVILSGFDYFQYAKRAIELGVFDYVLKPTKLPELKEKFGKLKRKLDEERSNKARQRVSSKLLREKAIKDIVYGHCKGEEELAEAAAEAGLPFRPGAFVYAVATVKPQEAKDRNLPFGLEDRLLRQFGDPLDAFVAADQLGHLVALCACPLEGEGAFRQELAEAGRRTIAMLEREDVVANVGLGEPVRSLAQAYESYKQSLIALQSVFFRGYRTVLRYRPLPDEPMSAEYPSEYEKKLIAAIDSGSKKEAAAAVDDLFRTALSDERLLPAQVYKICLEMIIILCRQFQSQHEGVSDIFDEKRLLYLNLADFATLHRLKQWFRERIDLMVDLILDGRDRHNSRIVSHIKKLIEKSYHEQITLHDIGDSLFMNPDYLSRLFKKATGQSFIDYLTNYRIDQAKRFLKDVSTKSYEVGFRVGYQNPSYFAKTFKKVTGKSVSEYRDEGRD; encoded by the coding sequence ATGTCGATGTACAAGCTGGTCATCGTGGACGACGAGGAGAAGATCAGGGTCGGACTCCGGACGATCGTCGATTGGCCGTCGCTCGGCTTCGAGCTGATCGGCGAAGCGACGAACGGAGCGGATGCGCTAAAGCTGATCGAAGCGACAGCCGAACGCCCCGACGTTATCTTGACCGATATTCGTATGCCCGTGATGGACGGGATCGGGCTGATCGAGCAGGCGAAGGAGCGCGGCTTTGAACTGCAGTTCGTCATTCTCAGCGGCTTCGATTATTTCCAGTATGCGAAACGGGCGATCGAACTCGGCGTGTTCGATTACGTCCTCAAGCCGACCAAGCTGCCAGAGCTTAAAGAGAAATTCGGCAAGCTGAAGCGGAAGCTGGACGAGGAGCGATCCAATAAGGCCAGACAGCGTGTCAGCTCGAAGCTGCTCCGGGAGAAAGCGATCAAAGACATCGTGTACGGGCATTGCAAAGGGGAGGAGGAACTGGCGGAAGCGGCTGCGGAGGCGGGGCTGCCGTTTCGCCCCGGAGCCTTCGTATACGCGGTAGCGACCGTCAAGCCGCAGGAGGCGAAGGATCGCAATCTGCCGTTCGGACTGGAGGATCGGCTGCTCCGCCAGTTCGGCGACCCGCTTGATGCGTTCGTCGCGGCCGATCAGCTGGGACATCTGGTCGCGCTCTGCGCCTGCCCGCTCGAGGGGGAAGGGGCGTTTAGGCAGGAGCTCGCGGAAGCGGGCAGGCGAACGATCGCGATGCTCGAGCGGGAGGACGTCGTCGCCAATGTCGGACTGGGCGAGCCGGTCCGCAGCCTGGCGCAGGCGTACGAATCCTACAAGCAGTCGCTGATCGCGCTGCAGTCCGTCTTTTTCCGCGGGTATCGGACGGTGCTCCGATATCGCCCCTTGCCGGATGAACCCATGTCCGCCGAATACCCGTCCGAATACGAGAAGAAACTGATCGCGGCGATCGATTCGGGCAGCAAAAAGGAAGCCGCAGCGGCGGTGGACGACCTGTTCCGCACGGCGCTGTCCGACGAGCGGCTGCTCCCCGCCCAGGTGTACAAAATCTGCCTCGAGATGATCATCATTTTGTGCAGACAGTTCCAATCGCAGCACGAGGGCGTATCCGATATTTTCGACGAGAAGCGCCTGCTCTATCTGAATCTGGCCGACTTCGCGACGCTGCACCGGCTGAAGCAGTGGTTCAGGGAGCGCATCGATCTGATGGTCGATCTCATTCTCGACGGACGAGACCGCCACAACAGCCGAATCGTGAGCCATATTAAAAAGCTGATCGAGAAGAGTTACCACGAGCAAATCACGCTGCATGACATCGGCGACTCGCTGTTCATGAATCCGGACTACTTGAGCAGGCTGTTCAAAAAAGCGACGGGGCAGAGCTTTATCGACTACCTGACGAATTACCGGATCGACCAGGCCAAGCGGTTCCTGAAGGACGTATCGACCAAGAGCTACGAGGTCGGCTTCCGGGTCGGCTATCAGAACCCCAGCTATTTCGCCAAGACCTTCAAGAAAGTAACCGGCAAATCCGTCTCCGAGTATCGCGACGAGGGGCGGGATTGA
- a CDS encoding cache domain-containing sensor histidine kinase yields MWQLNIRHKLTLFVTGFSLLCYFMTCSLFYSVYANAIKQNAYDTSRTQVASIGGNLDSFFARLSDGTKLVAEDPQVTDFLGKYARTGDPSGAGAALERALNEFAVKMNKEVEYAQIVPAEAGSDLKFSTGYEFSRSGLDWSRAVWEERDPLSGWIMSGSGDGAAKPVYLRQIREQTAGPTLGVVAVFLRESVWPSFVQGNQVNLRLATSTGSLVYATGDAAPAAAQLDPDSKLFREASTLDVRRIGGDAYIVSSQRTANRLFVLVSLTSMHALLNEISQVGILIVMVGLLSFFLTFLFSLFVSGRLTESLDEVRRQIGDLTSGRLADGQVFSRSRLAGSRGLSGKVRVTLIYATIVILPMVLSILIMNEQAGKSIRSQTLSHHQNQLKFTARRIDAALDLYDQKLQYLFGEKSLNADAAGYAAGAIGREEWARTAERTAMRLEAVASGALSVAVYDADRNLIYSKGCAPPFAGGMLQRLEDNPSNRTVWFATASACGSYYAAYGKRLVALTNYDGVGFFDSIGFVVLSFNEQLLQNVYDPRPEETSTALYLTDEAGTVVSHPWKSRIGGENSSGGEALPEKKAGGVTLTEPLSESDWLLAERIPNGLLNAQMPKNSLLLWSSMLADFLAISAGIYTFLHYLMRGIRQLNQGMEQVANGNLSVRADIRSRDEVRQLADGFNDMVRRLNELMAETYMQGIRRKEAELNSLQAQINPHFLYNTLESINWEAMMMTGGPNKVSEMVTALSDLLRLSISKGKEIVWFQDEIDHVKNYLILQKERYSDKFEVEWQIDERLYRYRTLKLILQPLVENAIYHGLELKDGPGVISIKGQLADGGLALEIADDGLGMDEAQLEAVRSSIEEQRPSQPAGIGIRNVHERIRLYYGESYGIEVFSARNAGTRIVIRLPIHEDGDAYGAPPFFEAEGS; encoded by the coding sequence GTGTGGCAACTGAACATCAGGCATAAGCTTACGCTGTTTGTCACGGGCTTTTCTTTGCTGTGCTACTTTATGACTTGCTCGCTGTTTTACAGCGTCTACGCCAATGCGATCAAGCAGAATGCCTACGATACGAGCCGGACGCAGGTCGCCTCCATCGGGGGCAACCTCGATTCCTTCTTCGCGCGTCTGTCCGACGGGACGAAGCTCGTCGCCGAGGACCCGCAGGTTACGGACTTTCTGGGGAAATACGCCCGCACCGGCGACCCGTCCGGCGCGGGAGCGGCGCTCGAACGCGCGTTAAACGAGTTCGCCGTCAAGATGAACAAGGAAGTCGAATATGCGCAGATCGTTCCTGCCGAGGCGGGCAGCGATCTCAAGTTTTCCACCGGCTACGAATTCAGCCGCTCCGGCCTCGATTGGAGCCGCGCGGTATGGGAGGAGCGGGATCCGCTCTCCGGCTGGATCATGAGCGGCAGCGGCGACGGAGCCGCGAAGCCGGTCTATCTGAGGCAGATCCGCGAACAGACTGCCGGCCCGACGCTTGGCGTCGTGGCCGTTTTCCTGCGCGAATCGGTCTGGCCGTCGTTCGTTCAAGGCAATCAAGTGAATCTTCGCCTCGCCACCTCGACGGGGAGTCTCGTCTATGCCACCGGCGACGCGGCCCCGGCCGCCGCACAGCTCGATCCCGATTCCAAGCTTTTTCGCGAAGCGTCAACCCTTGACGTTCGCCGGATCGGGGGCGATGCCTATATCGTCTCCTCCCAGCGAACCGCCAACCGCCTTTTCGTTCTCGTCAGCCTTACGAGCATGCACGCGCTCTTGAACGAGATCTCCCAAGTCGGCATTCTCATCGTCATGGTCGGACTGCTCTCCTTCTTTTTAACGTTCCTTTTCTCGTTATTCGTCTCGGGTCGCCTGACGGAATCTCTCGACGAGGTGCGCCGCCAGATCGGCGATTTAACGTCGGGCCGACTGGCTGACGGACAGGTTTTTTCGCGTTCCCGCCTCGCGGGCAGCCGCGGTTTGTCGGGCAAGGTTCGCGTGACGCTGATTTACGCGACGATCGTCATCCTCCCGATGGTCCTGTCGATACTGATCATGAACGAGCAGGCGGGCAAGTCGATTCGTTCCCAGACGCTGAGCCATCATCAGAATCAATTGAAGTTCACCGCGCGTCGCATCGATGCGGCGCTCGATCTGTACGACCAGAAGCTTCAATACCTGTTCGGGGAAAAAAGCCTTAACGCCGACGCGGCCGGATATGCGGCCGGCGCCATCGGCCGGGAGGAATGGGCGCGAACGGCCGAACGGACGGCGATGCGGCTGGAGGCGGTCGCATCCGGCGCGCTGTCGGTCGCAGTGTACGATGCCGACCGCAACCTCATATACAGCAAGGGCTGCGCGCCCCCCTTCGCGGGCGGCATGCTGCAGCGGCTCGAGGACAATCCGAGCAACCGGACGGTCTGGTTCGCGACCGCATCGGCTTGCGGCTCGTACTACGCGGCGTATGGAAAAAGGCTTGTCGCGCTGACCAACTACGACGGCGTCGGCTTCTTCGATTCGATCGGGTTCGTCGTGCTGTCGTTCAATGAACAGCTCTTGCAAAATGTGTACGATCCGCGCCCGGAGGAGACGTCCACCGCGCTGTATTTGACGGACGAAGCCGGGACGGTTGTGTCGCATCCGTGGAAGTCCCGTATTGGCGGCGAAAACTCGTCCGGCGGCGAGGCGCTTCCGGAAAAAAAAGCAGGCGGGGTCACGTTGACCGAACCGCTGTCGGAATCCGATTGGCTGCTGGCGGAACGAATCCCGAACGGGCTGCTGAACGCGCAAATGCCCAAAAACAGCCTGCTGCTCTGGAGCTCGATGCTGGCGGATTTTCTCGCGATCTCGGCAGGCATTTACACCTTTCTCCATTATCTCATGCGGGGCATACGGCAGCTTAACCAAGGGATGGAGCAGGTCGCGAACGGCAATCTGAGCGTCCGGGCGGACATCCGCTCGAGAGACGAGGTAAGGCAGCTGGCGGACGGCTTCAACGATATGGTGCGCAGGCTGAACGAACTGATGGCTGAAACCTACATGCAGGGAATCCGGCGCAAGGAAGCCGAGCTGAATTCGCTGCAGGCTCAGATCAACCCGCATTTTTTGTACAATACGCTCGAATCGATTAACTGGGAAGCAATGATGATGACGGGAGGGCCGAACAAGGTGAGCGAGATGGTGACCGCCCTGTCGGACCTGCTTCGCCTCAGCATCAGCAAGGGCAAAGAGATCGTCTGGTTCCAGGACGAAATCGATCATGTCAAAAACTACTTGATCCTGCAGAAGGAGCGGTACAGCGACAAGTTCGAAGTGGAGTGGCAGATCGACGAGCGGCTGTATCGGTACCGGACGCTGAAGCTGATCCTGCAGCCGCTCGTGGAGAACGCGATCTATCACGGTCTGGAACTGAAGGACGGACCTGGCGTGATCTCGATCAAGGGGCAGCTGGCGGACGGCGGCCTTGCGCTCGAGATCGCGGACGATGGCCTAGGCATGGACGAGGCGCAGCTGGAGGCCGTTCGCAGCTCGATCGAAGAGCAGCGCCCGTCCCAGCCCGCGGGCATCGGCATTCGGAACGTGCACGAGCGAATCAGGTTGTATTACGGCGAGTCCTACGGCATCGAGGTGTTCAGCGCGAGGAACGCGGGAACGCGAATCGTGATTCGCCTGCCGATCCACGAGGACGGGGACGCTTACGGCGCGCCGCCATTTTTTGAAGCGGAGGGGAGTTAA
- a CDS encoding carbohydrate ABC transporter permease, which translates to MGTLLKYAFRYALAASMLIPFLWMVSTSFKTAQNVFEFPIRWIPDPINLDGYRYIWSGSSLGVKFVVFYFNSFKVALIVIAGTYFSCSLAAYAYSKIAFKGRELFFLIKISTMMVPFQVTMIPTFILYRNFGLLDTHAALWLPSFLGSSFGVFLLRQFYRGIPDDLTESARIDGAGHLRIYWSMILPLTKPAMVSLIVLTYIATWNNYETPLLYLRSPELYTIPLGLKVMVDDIYNVNYPGIMAGVVCSLIPILVLFAAAQKYFVQGIAFSGTKG; encoded by the coding sequence ATGGGAACGCTGCTCAAATACGCTTTCCGGTACGCGCTGGCCGCTTCGATGCTCATTCCCTTTTTATGGATGGTGTCCACTTCCTTCAAGACCGCGCAGAACGTGTTCGAATTCCCGATCCGGTGGATCCCCGATCCGATCAACCTGGACGGCTACCGGTACATCTGGTCCGGATCGAGCCTTGGCGTCAAGTTCGTCGTCTTTTATTTCAACTCGTTCAAGGTCGCGCTCATCGTCATCGCCGGCACCTACTTTTCCTGTTCGCTCGCGGCGTACGCTTATTCCAAAATCGCTTTTAAAGGCAGGGAATTGTTTTTCCTGATCAAGATCTCCACGATGATGGTGCCTTTTCAGGTGACGATGATCCCTACGTTCATCCTATACCGGAACTTCGGCCTGCTCGACACGCACGCCGCGCTGTGGCTGCCTTCGTTTCTCGGTTCTTCGTTCGGCGTGTTTCTGCTCCGGCAGTTTTACCGCGGCATCCCGGACGATCTGACCGAATCCGCCCGCATCGACGGAGCCGGGCATCTGCGCATCTACTGGAGCATGATTCTGCCGCTGACGAAGCCGGCGATGGTGTCGCTCATCGTGCTCACCTACATCGCGACCTGGAACAATTACGAGACGCCGCTCCTCTACTTAAGAAGCCCGGAGCTGTATACGATTCCGCTCGGCCTTAAGGTGATGGTCGACGATATCTACAACGTGAACTATCCGGGCATTATGGCGGGCGTCGTCTGCTCGCTCATCCCGATTCTCGTCTTGTTCGCGGCCGCCCAGAAATACTTCGTGCAGGGCATCGCCTTCTCGGGAACGAAAGGGTAA